One Micromonospora sp. WMMD812 genomic window carries:
- the gvpJ gene encoding gas vesicle protein GvpJ: MTTARTPAVVQNSGQVLPAGHEPANLGDILERVLDRGIVIAGDIRVSLLDIELLTLKLRLVIASVDTARQIGIDWWEHDPWLSSRARPPVEPGPRDPEQVEAERRPRVAARARRREAGGEEWDEFDG; encoded by the coding sequence ATGACCACTGCGCGTACGCCGGCCGTGGTGCAGAACTCCGGCCAGGTGCTGCCGGCCGGACACGAGCCGGCCAACCTCGGCGACATCCTGGAGCGGGTGCTCGACCGGGGCATCGTGATCGCCGGCGACATCCGGGTCAGCCTGCTCGACATCGAGCTGCTGACGCTGAAGCTCCGGCTGGTCATCGCGTCGGTCGACACCGCGCGCCAGATCGGCATCGACTGGTGGGAGCACGATCCCTGGCTCAGCTCCCGCGCCCGGCCGCCGGTCGAGCCGGGCCCCCGCGACCCGGAACAGGTCGAGGCGGAGCGCCGGCCCCGGGTGGCCGCCCGGGCCCGCCGGCGCGAGGCCGGAGGGGAGGAGTGGGATGAGTTCGACGGCTGA
- a CDS encoding gas vesicle protein GvpG, translating to MDILWSLLTLPYAPMRGLTAVVKVIAREAESQLYNPANIRRELEELDAAAAAGELTAEERDARQQQVLDRLTGGHHPAPAAGRREPGPASRAGGAGRGAPVVRRNAPARRRGGQAGRRGDAAGSRAGSARSGPVRGRRTESERRRDGGGGVRNGGSDPRRPGAPA from the coding sequence GTGGACATCCTCTGGTCGCTGCTGACCCTGCCGTACGCGCCGATGCGCGGGCTGACCGCGGTGGTCAAGGTGATCGCCCGCGAGGCGGAGTCGCAGCTGTACAACCCGGCCAACATCCGGCGTGAGCTGGAGGAGCTGGACGCCGCGGCCGCCGCCGGCGAGCTGACCGCCGAGGAGCGGGACGCACGGCAGCAGCAGGTCCTCGACCGGCTGACCGGCGGCCACCATCCGGCTCCCGCCGCCGGGCGGCGCGAGCCGGGGCCCGCGTCGCGCGCCGGGGGTGCCGGTCGCGGTGCTCCGGTCGTACGACGGAACGCACCGGCGCGGCGGCGTGGCGGCCAGGCGGGCCGGCGTGGCGACGCGGCGGGCTCGCGGGCCGGCAGCGCCCGCTCCGGTCCGGTGCGCGGCCGGCGGACCGAAAGCGAACGGCGACGTGACGGCGGGGGAGGTGTACGGAATGGTGGATCGGATCCGCGACGACCGGGCGCGCCGGCGTGA
- a CDS encoding gas vesicle protein — MVDRIRDDRARRREPEAENEWAGDEEYVEPLSAAEAAREGLRQIIELTGREPVGTTSLKAVRDGWLVGVELVEDRRIPASTDLLGLYEVQLDIDGVLLGYRRVRRYQRGKGEVG; from the coding sequence ATGGTGGATCGGATCCGCGACGACCGGGCGCGCCGGCGTGAGCCCGAAGCGGAGAACGAGTGGGCCGGCGACGAGGAGTACGTCGAGCCGCTGTCGGCCGCCGAGGCGGCCCGCGAGGGCCTGCGGCAGATCATCGAGTTGACCGGGCGGGAACCGGTCGGCACCACGTCGCTGAAGGCGGTACGGGACGGCTGGCTGGTCGGTGTGGAGCTGGTCGAGGACCGCCGGATCCCCGCGTCGACCGACCTCCTCGGCCTGTACGAGGTGCAACTCGACATCGACGGCGTCCTGCTCGGCTACCGGCGGGTGCGGCGCTACCAGCGGGGGAAGGGCGAGGTGGGCTGA
- a CDS encoding SRPBCC family protein, which yields MAPTTNPGGLADKVRRQLADEVRNLAGAIGERAVSVVSEKVTGATGRLSEYAKQGGGPGLIAAATGAQRLAEGDSPMKAMIHAGLAGGKEKVMSALGRGAATKGGGKKLKVTNIVETIEVGVPVRVAYNQWTQFGDFPSFMKKVENVDTQSDERLTWKAQVFWSHRTWESTIVRQIPDRLIHWRSKGEKGSVDGTVSFHALTPDLTRILVVLEYHPQGLFEHTGNLWRAQGRRVRLELKHFVRHVMTQTAIDPESVEGWRGEIEDSQVVRDHDTAVREETAEEEPAVEEPRRERARPAARGRREPVRRRPVDEEYDEYEDEYDEGYDEYEEPEEPEEPAPSRPARRPAPERARRARSREESEPREEPRTRRAPQTPRRPVVRRRREESDE from the coding sequence ATGGCGCCCACCACGAATCCGGGCGGACTGGCCGACAAGGTCCGGCGCCAACTCGCCGACGAGGTGCGCAACCTGGCCGGCGCGATCGGCGAGCGGGCCGTGTCCGTGGTGTCCGAGAAGGTCACCGGCGCGACCGGCCGCCTCAGCGAGTACGCCAAGCAGGGCGGCGGCCCGGGCTTGATCGCCGCCGCCACCGGCGCGCAGCGACTGGCCGAGGGCGACTCCCCCATGAAGGCGATGATCCATGCCGGCCTGGCCGGCGGTAAGGAGAAGGTGATGTCGGCCCTCGGCAGGGGCGCGGCCACCAAGGGCGGCGGCAAGAAGCTCAAGGTGACCAACATCGTGGAGACGATCGAGGTCGGCGTGCCGGTCCGGGTCGCGTACAACCAGTGGACCCAGTTCGGCGACTTCCCGAGCTTCATGAAGAAGGTCGAGAACGTCGACACCCAGTCGGACGAGCGGCTCACCTGGAAGGCGCAAGTCTTCTGGTCGCACCGCACCTGGGAGTCGACCATCGTCCGGCAGATCCCCGACCGGCTCATCCACTGGCGTTCCAAGGGCGAGAAGGGCTCGGTCGACGGCACGGTCAGCTTCCACGCCCTCACCCCCGACCTCACCCGGATCCTGGTCGTGCTCGAGTACCACCCGCAGGGCCTCTTCGAGCACACCGGGAACCTGTGGCGGGCCCAGGGCCGCCGGGTCCGGCTGGAGCTCAAGCACTTCGTCCGGCACGTCATGACGCAGACCGCCATCGACCCGGAGTCGGTGGAGGGCTGGCGGGGTGAGATCGAGGACTCGCAGGTGGTCCGCGACCACGACACCGCGGTGCGCGAGGAGACCGCCGAGGAGGAACCGGCCGTCGAGGAGCCGCGCCGGGAGCGGGCCCGGCCGGCGGCGCGCGGCCGGCGTGAGCCCGTGCGGCGCCGCCCAGTCGACGAGGAGTACGACGAGTACGAGGACGAGTACGACGAGGGCTACGACGAGTACGAGGAGCCCGAGGAACCGGAGGAGCCGGCGCCGTCCCGCCCGGCCCGCCGGCCGGCCCCCGAGCGGGCGCGCCGCGCGCGTTCCCGGGAGGAGTCGGAGCCTCGCGAGGAGCCCCGTACGCGCCGGGCGCCGCAGACCCCGCGCCGCCCCGTGGTCCGTCGTCGTCGAGAGGAGTCGGACGAGTGA
- a CDS encoding gas vesicle protein K, whose protein sequence is MTGRDEAAELAAALDAPQWRLPRVTPLDRRLAVDRESVERGLASLVLTVIELLRQLMERQALRRVELGDLSEEQIERIGVTLMALEEQMVGLREHFGLAPEDLNLDLGPLGPLLPTD, encoded by the coding sequence ATGACCGGCCGGGACGAGGCGGCCGAGCTGGCCGCCGCGCTGGACGCGCCGCAGTGGCGACTGCCGCGGGTGACGCCGCTGGACCGGCGGCTCGCGGTGGACCGCGAGTCCGTCGAGCGGGGGCTGGCCAGCCTGGTGCTCACCGTGATCGAGCTGCTGCGGCAGCTGATGGAGCGGCAGGCGCTGCGCCGGGTGGAGCTGGGTGACCTCAGCGAGGAGCAGATCGAGCGGATCGGCGTGACGCTGATGGCGCTCGAGGAGCAGATGGTCGGGCTCCGCGAGCACTTCGGCCTGGCCCCCGAGGATCTGAACCTGGACCTCGGCCCCCTGGGCCCCCTCCTCCCGACCGACTGA
- a CDS encoding GvpL/GvpF family gas vesicle protein has translation MSSTADVAGPVSPAGGTGRWLHGVVREADLGLLGGIAGMTGDPVRPVRAAGLVAVVSTVPLAEYGEEALRRNLEDLAWLERAARAHHRVVDALTRAGAVVPARLATVHHDDGRVAASLADRRDDLAALLDRLTGRGEWGVKGYVVPGTATPRAEETAGPGRVGAGGAGAAYLRRRRAQLTAREDGQRAAATAAGEVHEALARHAVAARRHPPQDRRLSGAPTAMALNGAYLVDTGEFAGFAGVVETLGERHPELRLELTGPWPPYSFVAERPAEPALTVREPA, from the coding sequence ATGAGTTCGACGGCTGACGTGGCCGGGCCGGTCAGCCCCGCCGGGGGCACCGGCCGCTGGCTGCACGGTGTGGTCCGGGAGGCGGACCTCGGGCTGCTCGGTGGGATCGCCGGGATGACCGGGGATCCGGTCCGTCCGGTCCGCGCCGCGGGGCTGGTGGCCGTGGTGAGCACCGTGCCGCTGGCCGAGTACGGCGAGGAGGCGCTGCGGCGCAACCTGGAGGACCTGGCCTGGCTGGAACGCGCCGCCCGGGCGCACCACCGGGTGGTGGACGCCCTGACCCGGGCCGGTGCCGTCGTACCGGCGCGACTGGCCACCGTGCACCACGACGACGGGCGGGTCGCGGCCTCGCTCGCCGACCGCCGCGACGACCTGGCCGCGCTGCTCGACCGGCTCACCGGGCGCGGCGAGTGGGGCGTCAAGGGGTACGTGGTGCCGGGCACGGCGACGCCCCGGGCCGAGGAGACTGCCGGGCCGGGTCGCGTCGGGGCGGGTGGCGCCGGGGCGGCGTACCTGCGGCGGCGGCGGGCCCAGCTCACCGCGCGGGAGGACGGGCAGCGCGCCGCCGCCACCGCCGCCGGGGAGGTGCACGAGGCGCTCGCCCGGCACGCCGTGGCCGCCCGGCGGCACCCCCCGCAGGACCGTCGGCTGTCCGGGGCGCCGACCGCGATGGCACTGAACGGCGCGTACCTGGTGGACACCGGCGAGTTCGCCGGCTTCGCGGGCGTGGTGGAGACGCTCGGGGAGCGCCATCCGGAGCTGCGGCTGGAGCTGACCGGGCCCTGGCCGCCGTACTCCTTCGTGGCCGAGCGTCCGGCGGAGCCGGCGCTCACCGTGCGGGAGCCGGCGTGA
- a CDS encoding GvpL/GvpF family gas vesicle protein → MADERGLFIYGIVPSDVEPTPDAQGVGDPPGEVRAIRHGPVAALVGEVELEAALGRPADLTAYQELLDGTAAVAPVLPVRFGTVVTGPDAVADLLDAHGDRFAEALDELEGRVQYVVHGRYEEPELISGVLDDNPAAADLAEQVRGQPEDVTRAQRIRLGEIISQAVELRREAENRELLDTVGALAVSAAPRLPSSELDAVNAAFLVDADQEDDFLDAVEEFAEQRRGLVRTRLLGPLAPYDFVDAHQLAG, encoded by the coding sequence ATGGCCGACGAGAGAGGACTCTTCATCTACGGCATCGTGCCGTCCGACGTGGAGCCGACCCCCGACGCGCAGGGGGTCGGCGACCCGCCCGGCGAGGTGCGCGCCATCCGGCACGGTCCGGTGGCCGCGCTGGTCGGCGAGGTGGAGCTGGAGGCGGCGTTGGGCCGGCCGGCGGACCTCACCGCGTACCAGGAACTGCTGGACGGGACGGCGGCGGTCGCCCCGGTGCTGCCGGTCCGCTTCGGCACGGTGGTCACCGGGCCGGACGCGGTCGCCGACCTGCTCGACGCCCACGGCGACCGGTTCGCCGAGGCCCTCGACGAGCTGGAGGGTCGGGTCCAGTACGTGGTGCACGGCCGCTACGAGGAACCGGAGCTGATCAGCGGCGTGCTGGACGACAACCCCGCCGCCGCCGACCTGGCCGAACAGGTACGCGGGCAGCCGGAGGACGTGACGCGCGCCCAGCGGATCCGCCTCGGCGAGATCATCAGCCAGGCGGTGGAGCTGCGGCGCGAGGCGGAGAACCGGGAGCTGCTCGACACCGTCGGCGCGCTGGCGGTGTCGGCCGCGCCCCGGCTGCCGAGCAGCGAGCTGGACGCGGTGAACGCCGCCTTCCTGGTCGACGCCGACCAGGAGGACGACTTTCTGGACGCCGTCGAGGAGTTCGCCGAGCAGCGCCGCGGCCTGGTCCGGACGCGGCTGCTGGGCCCGCTCGCCCCGTACGACTTCGTCGACGCGCACCAGTTGGCGGGGTGA
- a CDS encoding gas vesicle protein translates to MVTTSLAPNSADDPLAYRPVALVDLLDRVLATGVVVSGDITLAIADVDLVRISLRALIASVGALAPPEPDALPTAGAVAGDPGTLPVGDVGPGDRGIRPVGDVGPGELG, encoded by the coding sequence GTGGTGACCACCTCGCTCGCTCCGAACAGCGCGGACGACCCGCTGGCCTACCGGCCGGTGGCCCTGGTCGACCTGCTGGATCGGGTGCTGGCCACCGGCGTGGTGGTCAGCGGTGACATCACCCTGGCGATCGCCGACGTGGACCTGGTCCGCATCTCGCTGCGTGCCCTGATCGCCTCGGTCGGCGCCCTCGCCCCACCCGAGCCGGACGCCCTGCCGACGGCCGGCGCTGTCGCCGGAGACCCGGGCACCCTGCCGGTCGGCGACGTCGGCCCCGGAGACCGGGGCATCCGGCCGGTCGGCGACGTCGGACCCGGAGAGCTCGGATGA
- a CDS encoding GNAT family N-acetyltransferase — MAGSVRLEPVDERNLEPLLSVAAAEAEPGDVMPPVEAPAGWSLARREAFREFYRASFGGLTGPTRTQMYAILAGGEVVGMVRMALRDEPGTVETGMWLGRSARGQGIGGAALRELLNEAAAAGMRAVVAETTRENTGALSVLEKSGAKLRADGDKVYAEICLDSTPPAL, encoded by the coding sequence GTGGCGGGATCGGTCCGGTTGGAGCCGGTGGACGAGCGGAACCTCGAGCCGTTGCTCTCCGTAGCGGCCGCCGAGGCGGAGCCCGGCGACGTCATGCCGCCGGTGGAGGCGCCGGCCGGCTGGTCGCTGGCCCGCCGGGAGGCGTTCCGCGAGTTCTACCGGGCCAGCTTCGGCGGGCTGACCGGCCCGACCCGCACCCAGATGTACGCGATCCTGGCCGGCGGCGAGGTGGTCGGGATGGTCCGGATGGCCCTCCGCGACGAGCCCGGGACGGTGGAGACCGGGATGTGGCTGGGCCGGTCGGCCCGCGGCCAGGGGATCGGCGGAGCGGCCCTGCGGGAGCTGCTCAACGAGGCGGCGGCGGCCGGGATGCGGGCGGTCGTCGCCGAGACCACCCGGGAGAACACCGGGGCTCTCTCGGTGCTCGAGAAAAGCGGCGCAAAATTGCGCGCCGACGGCGACAAGGTGTACGCGGAAATCTGCCTGGATTCGACACCGCCAGCTCTCTGA